A genomic window from Lotus japonicus ecotype B-129 chromosome 1, LjGifu_v1.2 includes:
- the LOC130713028 gene encoding putative F-box/FBD/LRR-repeat protein At4g13965: MGQLHNAGGSQIAWATFEAYFCWEFNFFYWISLAQNIAFNTCFIHKWSEFLAGCSILEDLYAHDIEFLTDYESSFYGQEFKSLTLSKLTTANIAGYHYFPVNPFSNVKFLGLEIKQVHHDFPSFHNLTQLELLIELDKSQLLAEMLKHCPKLQSLSLQVREEDWMRGPENWADPDFVPECLLLNLKTCSFRYFEDLEVELQLARYILKNARVLQTMKILTGPAISRRQIKMIREKSSSSKLSPSRCQIIAHPMYSHQRS; the protein is encoded by the exons ATGGGTCAA CTGCACAACGCTGGTGGTTCTCAAATTGCATGGGCTACATTTGAAGCTTATTTCTGTTGGGAATTCAATTTCTTCTATTGGATTTCCCTCGCTCAAAATATTGCGTTTAACACATGTTTTATTCACAAGTGGTCCGAGTTTCTAGCTGGATGCTCAATTCTTGAGGATTTGTATGCACATGATATAGAGTTCCTCACCGATTATGAGTCCTCTTTTTATGGTCAAGAGTTTAAAAGCTTAACCTTATCCAAATTGACCACAGCAAATATTGCTGGTTACCATTATTTTCCGGTGAATCCATTTTCTAATGTGAAGTTTCTGGGCTTAGAAATAAAACAG GTGCATCATGACTTTCCTTCCTTTCATAATTTGACCCAATTGGAGCTTTTGATTGAACTGGATAAGTCGCAATTGCTAGCAGAAATGCTCAAGCACTGCCCTAAGCTTCAAAGCCTTTCCCTTCAGGTTCGG GAGGAAGATTGGATGCGTGGTCCAGAAAATTGGGCGGATCCAGATTTTGTTCCTGAATGCCTTTTGTTAAACCTGAAAACCTGCTCTTTTCGATATTTTGAAGACCTAGAAGTTGAGCTTCAGTTAGCAAGATATATTTTGAAGAATGCTAGAGTTTTACAAACCATGAAAATCTTGACCGGGCCTGCAATCAGCCGAAGACAAATCAAAATGATTAGAGAAAAGTCATCCTCAAGCAAGCTCAGTCCTTCAAGATGTCAAATTATAGCTCATCCGATGTACAGCCAT CAAAGAAGTTAG
- the LOC130713037 gene encoding uncharacterized protein LOC130713037 encodes MARTKQTKRVSSEELADRRAYLHASHRRGDHDTDVSTSRKWARKGAPKATTEVPAPATEVPATQVPDTEVPAPATEVPATQVPATEVPALSTPEVTATEVSPQSTPEVTAHDTVEPSTSSLDIDAVEESESESESESESGSESGSESEIEGEDVEVEDPNMPPLQRDPPFPGGPVELSLLQHYPDHIAPWTWHTLLGTTDPRYSERGDLRLATAGTKLGLMTCEGDNYREVRLIVERSGLYPLVRCSYVETDPGLISALVERWHEETSSFHMPFGEMTVTLDDVSALLHIPVGGRFYTPGVASRYDVAETCALLLGGDADLYMAEFDKLRGPTMRFSFLRDLYPKAVAEGRYEHAARMYLMHLVGATLFADKSGGHSFSARWIGMLQDLERVSEFAWGAMALATLYDQLGQSSRSGVKQLAGYTSLLMAWVFEHFPDRLVRRYANPAYTEDQPRARRWTESRSGHARLDERRVLLDELTADDVTWTPYEAHREWRQRDERALFSGYIRCPYPPAVRPHLPERVMRQFGYIQTIPRHPSEMDRSPAAEAVDAAFAGYVQYLFPEGDPAIEEGQAVGGYMDWYARVSHCFIIPDERRIDLSAVAALRRALEVLELSLEVDDALLPGTQARALTERALRILQDLAGTQGIAYAAGRGGLGAGGRVGGRAGGRAGGRAGGREGGRAGARGGRRGSMTSTFFYDDEMLLLKQDNDVSEGMLLQQQDNVQPISVDTTHLWSTDQIFETVDDLKQWAKNVGKDNGYAIVTGRSDYSRKGGNMYIVLRCSKHGVYIPYKDPKSFKYNSTGSQKCDCPFKLKGRPTEGDKNWWLKVLEGVHNHEPAGSLVGHSYAGRLTEEEKVQVDSMNNNWVPPRHMLATLKENNPGNLSTITQVYNRIKKVKELDRGPLTEMQYLLKKLAEANYVHFERHEEDSGVIMELFWAHPNAIKLFNTFPHVVIMDCTYKTNKFQIPLLEMVGLTSTGLTYSIAFCYMTRERTPDYVWALECMKSLLADPARLPGVIVTDRELALLSAVRNIFPEATHLLCLFHINKNVEAKCKLWVDTTDFKALVMQKWNEVVYAETTTQFEEEWSDMCDMCKDHPRFTSYIYDTWLVHKEKFVKAWTNRVKHFGTTTSNRAESAHASLKKMLRNGKGNLCDSWEAIDRLTIVRHNAIQASFERSINIVEHRFKSPMYKNMRGFVAKHALHLMYDEQNRFWGHGEKCGCVMKVTHGLPCACALQSIASIPYAAVDPFWKILSWEQVPVVESQTSNSGCMPLEIEALWAHFNTLDDAGQSMLRRKLKELYCPQISSLCPPEVKIKHNQSSKERKTKPPRGQSIGSTQRDLSHWEHVDNQTKEQESKASKRKPRLTKTPKTTPTSQAPKSKNKMAMTATGSKIYLPELPSFLWPYIHEVIDVVGDGNCGYRAVAALLDLQNGQDGWPRVREELIVELTLYEKHYTRMWGYDVVQAMHNRLTLPPDGRATKARWMHLPEMGYLIANRFRVVFISISLKSSYTYLPMRGGAPPLEHPVIAIGHVTNHFVQLKLVSGHPMPPIAPQWEYNVEEPESEWCKPYKERLDRFMAEHTVWIGPCVITNFDLTDITED; translated from the exons ATGGCGAGGACAAAGCAAACTAAGAGGGTATCGTCTGAAGAGTTGGCCGATCGTCGTGCCTATCTCCACGCTTCTCATAGGCGAGGTGATCATGATACAGATGTGTCGACTTCTCGGAAGTGGGCTAGGAAGGGGGCTCCGAAGGCGACCACTGAGGTTCCTGCCcctgctactgaggttcctgctacTCAGGTTCCTGATACTGAGGTTCCTGCCcctgctactgaggttcctgctactcaggttcctgctactgaggttcctgctcTCTCGACGCCTGAGGTTACTGCTACTGAGGTTTCTCCTCAGTCGACGCCTGAGGTTACCGCCCACGATACTGTTGAGCCTTCCACCTCTTCACTTgatattgatgcagttgaggagTCGGAGTCGGAGTCGGAGTCGGAGTCGGAGTCGGGGTCGGAGTCGGGGTCTGAGTCTGAGATTGAGGGTGAGGatgtagaggtagaggatccGAATATGCCGCCGCTCCAGAGAGATCCACCGTTTCCTGGTGGGCCGGTTGAGTTGTCACTTCTGCAGCATTACCCGGATCACATAGCGCCGTGGACGTGGCATACCCTACTAGGCACCACTGACCCTCGTTATTCTGAGCGAGGTGATTTGAGGCTTGCCACTGCTGGTACGAAGCTCGGGCTGATGACGTGTGAGGGGGACAATTACAGGGAGGTCCGCTTGATTGTGGAGAGGAGCGGACTGTATCCACTGGTCAGGTGCAGCTATGTAGAGACGGATCCAGGGCTTATATCGGCCCTTGTGGAGAGGTGGCACGAGGAGACTAGTAGTTTCCACATGCCATTTGGGGAGATGACTGTCACCCTTGACGATGTCTCCGCTCTTCTTCACATCCCGGTTGGTGGGAGATTCTACACTCCAGGAGTGGCCTCGAGATATGATGTGGCAGAGACCTGCGCTTTGCTGTTAGGGGGGGATGCAGATTTGTACATGGCTGAGTTTGATAAGCTTAGGGGTCCGACTATGAGGTTCAGCTTCTTGCGAGACCTTTACCCGAAAGCTGTTGCAG AGGGGCGGTACGAGCATGCAGCCAGGATGTACCTGATGCATCTTGTTGGCGCGACATTGTTCGCCGACAAGAGTGGGGGGCACTCATTCTCCGCCCGTTGGATAGGCATGCTACAGGATCTTGAGCGGGTGTCGGAGTTCGCGTGGGGCGCCATGGCCCTTGCCacgttgtacgaccagcttgGACAGTCTTCTCGCAGCGGGGTCAAACAGTTGGCCGGTTACACTTCCCTGTTGATGGCCTGGGTCTTTGAGCACTTTCCAGACAGGCTCGTTCGCCGGTATGCGAACCCGGCTTACACAGAGGACCAGCCCAGAGCTCGTAGGTGGACAGAGTCACGGTCGGGGCATGCTAGGCTTGACGAGAGGCGAGTACTACTTGATGAGTTGACGGCCGACGACGTCACTTGGACTCCATATGAGGCCCACAGGGAATGGCGACAGCGGGATGAGAGGGCTTTGTTCTCAGGCTACATTCGGTGTCCCTATCCCCCTGCTGTGCGACCTCATCTTCCGGAGCGGGTCATGCGACAGTTTGGGTATATACAGACGATCCCGCGCCACCCTAGTGAGATGGATAGATCTCCCGCAGCTGAGGCTGTTGATGCGGCATTCGCAGGTTATGTGCAGTACTTGTTCCCTGAGGGCGACCCTGCTATAGAGGAGGGACAGGCTGTGGGCGGTTACATGGATTGGTACGCTAGAGTGTCTCATTGTTTCATCATACCGGATGAGAGGAGGATTGATCTCAGTGCCGtg GCTGCTTTGCGTAGGGCTTTAGAAGTCCTTGAGTTGTCACTTGAGGTGGATGATGCTTTGCTGCCAGGCACACAGGCCCGCGCTTTAACGGAGAGAGCACTTCGCATCCTCCAGGACTTGGCTGGGACACAGGGCATTGCTTACGCTGCTGGGAGAGGAGGTCTGGGAGCAGGTGGCCGAGTAGGTGGCCGAGCCGGCGGCCGAGCAGGTGGCCGAGCAGGTGGCCGGGAGGGCGGCAGGGCAGGAGCCAGGGGAGGTCGTAGGG GCAGTATGACGAGCACATTTTTCTATGATGATGAAATGCTGCTTCTAAAACAAGATAATGATGTCAGTGAAGGAATGTTGCTTCAACAACAAGATAATGTTCAGCCTATAAGTGTGGATACCACTCATTTATGGTCGACCGATCAG ATATTTGAAACTGTTGATGACCTTAAACAATGGGCTAAGAATGTTGGGAAGGACAATGGATATGCGATTGTGACTGGAAGGTCTGATTATTCCAGAAAAGGTGGAAATATGTATATTGTTCTGCGGTGCTCGAAGCATGGTGTGTACATCCCGTACAAGGACCCTAAGTCCTTCAAGTACAACTCCACCGGATCACAAAAATGTGATTGTCCTTTTAAACTTAAAGGACGACCTACGGAGGGTGATAAAAATTGGTGGCTGAAAGTGTTGGAAGGggtacacaaccatgaaccagctggATCTTTGGTTGGCCATTCCTATGCTGGTCGACtaacagaagaagagaaggttcAAGTCGACAGCATGAATAACAATTGGGTCCCACCGAGACACATGTTGGCCACTTTGAAGGAAAATAATCCGGGTAACTTGTCTACCATCACTCAAGTGTATAATCGCATCAAAAAAGTTAAAGAATTAGACCGCGGGCCACTTACAGAGATGCAATATTTGCTGAAGAAGTTGGCAGAAGCCAACTATgttcactttgaaagacatgaagAAGATTCGGGTGTCATTATGGAACTTTTCTGGGCTCATCCTAATGCTATTAAactcttcaacacattccctcaCGTGGTaatcatggattgcacatacaagacaaacaaatttcAAATTCCATTGCTTGAAATGGTTGGCCTCACTTCTACTGGTCTGACTTACTCCATTGCATTTTGCTACATGACTCGTGAGCGCACACCTGACTATGTTTGGGCCTTGGAGTGCATGAAATCTCTACTTGCTGACCCTGCCCGATTACCTGGAGTGATTGTGACTGATAGGGAATTGGCTTTACTCAGTGCTGTTCGGAATATTTTTCCTGAGGCTACCCATTTACTATGCCTAttccacataaacaagaatgttGAGGCAAAGTGCAAATTGTGGGTTGACACAACGGATTTTAAAGCCTTAGTGATGCAAAAGTGGAATGAAGTGGTATATGCGGAAACAACTACACAATTTGAGGAGGAATGGAGCGacatgtgtgatatgtgtaaggATCATCCAAGGTTCACATCGTACATTTATGACACTTGGTTGGttcacaaggagaaatttgtGAAGGCATGGACAAACAGAGTGAAGCATTTTGGAacgacaacaagtaacag GGCTGAAAGTGCACATGCAAGCTTGAAGAAGATGCTTAGGAATGGCAAGGGTAACCTGTGCGATTCATGGGAAGCAATTGATAGGTTGACCATTGTACGCCACAATGCAATacaagcatcgtttgagcgcagtattaaCATTGTAGAGCACCGTTTCAAGTCTCCAATGTATAAGAATATGAGAGGATTCGTTGCTAAACATGCACTTCACCTAATGTATGATGAACAAAACAGATTTTGGGGTCATGGTGAGAAATGCGGTTGCGTGATGAAAgtcactcatggactaccttgcgcttGTGCACTTCAGAGTATTGCCTCAATTCCGTATGCAGCAGTtgatccattctggaagatacTTTCTTGGGAACAAGTGCCTGTTGTGGAGAGTCAAACCTCAAACAGTGGATGCATGCCGCTAGAGATTGAGGCTTTGTGGGCTCATTTCAATACCTTGGATGATGCGGGCCAAAGTATGCTGAGAAGGAAGCTTAAAGAGCTTTATTGTCCTCAAATCAGTTCATTGTGTCCTCCTGAAGTGAAGATAAAGCACAATCAATCGTCCAAGGAGAGGAAAACCAAACCTCCCAGAGGTCAATCAATAGGATCCACCCAGCGTGACCTTTCACATTGGGAACATGTTGACAATCAGACCAAAGAACAAGAATCGAAAGCTAGCAAGAGGAAACCTAGGCTCACcaaaactcctaaaacaactccaACATCGCAAGCTCCTAAGTCAAAGAACAAGATGGCTATGACGGCCACCGGCTCCAAAATCTACTTACCGGAGTTGCCATCTTTTTTATGGCCATATATACATGAAGTGATAGATGTTGTCGGGGATGGTAATTGTGGATACAGAGCCGTCGCTGCATTGCTGGACCTTCAGAACGGTCAGGACGGTTGGCCTCGGGTTAGGGAAGAGCTGATTGTAGAACTCACACTCTATGAGAAACACTATACACGCATGTGGGGTTATGATGTGGTACAAGCCATGCACAATCGTCTCACTCTCCCTCCTGATGGTAGAGCCACTAAAGCCAGATGGATGCATCTACCGGAGATGGGGTACCTTATTGCTAACCGGTTTCGGGTGGTTTTCATCTCCATCTCGTTAAAATCTAGTTACACTTACCTTCCGATGAGAGGAGGCGCCCCACCGTTAGAACATCCTGTCATAGCTATTGGTCATGTGACcaatcactttgtacag CTGAAGTTGGTGTctggacatcctatgccgccaattgctccCCAATGGGAATACAACGTTGAAGAACCCGAGTCCGAATGGTGTAAACCGTATAAAGAGCGTTTGGATAGATTTATGGCTGAACACActgtttggattggtccttgtgttattaccaactttgatttaacagacataacagaagattga
- the LOC130728023 gene encoding uncharacterized protein LOC130728023 yields the protein MTSEIEIQDPTGTVGASIHHKVFTESVFAKDITVGSVLLLQKVAVFSPRKSNCYLNITLSNVVKVFSKDSAPPPGSFTNITED from the exons ATGACATCTGAGATTGAGATTCAGGACCCTACGGGCACTGTTGGCGCTAGTATCCATCACAAGGTCTTCACTGAAAGCGTATTTGCGAAagacataactgttggatctgttctgcTTCTCCAAAAG GTCGCTGTGTTCTCTCCTAGAAAGTCTAATTGTTATCTGAATATAACCTTGTCCAATGTAGTCAAG GTATTTTCAAAGGACAGTGCACCTCCACCTGGAAGCTTCACAAACATAACAGAAGATTAA
- the LOC130732264 gene encoding uncharacterized protein LOC130732264, with translation MEQDPPSTFIRPCKLQDNLASSSRPLIPGPAGAVQAAMIHRRSTDDKPNISTQQFVRQVLQDGHDTDPDFQSNAWLSALQLNGSATPLGAITHHHERVDHVIGVIKSCNPNGFGDATVTLKDPTGTVGASIHHKVFTESVFAKDITVGSVLLLQKVAVFSPRKSNCYLNITLSNVVKV, from the exons ATGGAACAAGATCCACCATCAACCTTCATCCGCCCTTGCAAACTCCAAGACAACCTTGCCtccagctctcgtcctctcattcccggCCCAGCTGGCGCCGTCCAGGCCGCCATGATTCACCGCAGATCCACCGACGACAAACCAAACATTTCAACCCAACAATTCGTTAGGCAAGTCCTCCAAGACGGCCACGACACCGATCCCGATTTCCAATCCAATGCTTGGCTTTCAGCCCTGCAATTAAACGGATCTGCCACTCCTCTGGGCGCAATCACTCACCATCATGAAAGAGTAGATCACGTCATCGGTGTTATCAAATCCTGCAATCCCAATGGGTTTGGAGATGCAACAGTTACACTCAAG GACCCTACGGGCACTGTTGGCGCTAGTATCCATCACAAGGTCTTCACTGAAAGCGTATTTGCGAAagacataactgttggatctgttctgcTTCTCCAAAAG GTCGCTGTGTTCTCTCCTAGAAAGTCTAATTGTTATCTGAATATAACCTTGTCCAATGTAGTCAAGGTATGA
- the LOC130713043 gene encoding uncharacterized protein LOC130713043 — protein sequence MTSTFFYDDEMLLLKQDNDVSEGMLLQQQDNVQPISVDTTHLWSTDQIFETVDDLKQWAKNVGKDNGYAIVTGRSDYSRKGGNMYIVLRCSKHGVYIPYKDPKSFKYNSTGSQKCNCPFKLKGRPTEGDRNWWLKVLEGVHNHEPARSLVGHSYAGRLTEEEKVQVDNMNNNWVPPRHMLATLKENNPGNLSTITQVYNRIKKVKELDRGPLTEMQYLPKKLAEANYVHFERHEEDSGVIMELFWAHPNAIKLFNTFPHVVIMDCTYKTNKFQIPLLEMVGLTSTGLTYSIAFCYMTRERTPDYVWALECMKSLLADPARLPGVIVTDRELALLSAVRNIFPEATHLLCLFHINKNVEAKCKLWVDTTDFKALVMQKWNEVVYAETATQFEEEWSDMCDMCKDHPRFTSYIYDTWLVHKEKFVKAWTNRVKHFGTTTSNRAESAHASLKKMLRNGKGNLCDSWEAIDRLTIVRHNAIQASFERSINIVEHRFKSPMYKNMRGFVAKHALHLMYDEQNRFWGHGEKCGCVMKVTHGLPCACALQSMASIPYAAIDPFWKILSWEQVPVVESQTSNSGCMPLEIEALWAHFNTLDDAGQSMLRRKLKELYCPQISSLCPPEVKIKHNQSSKERKTKPPRGQSIGSTQRDLSHWELVDNQTKEQEAKASKRKPRLTKTPKTTPTSQAPKSKNKKAMTATGSKIYLPELPSFLWPYIHEVIDVVGDGNCGYRAVAALLDLQNGQDGWPRVREELIVELTLYEKHYTRMWGYDVVQAMHNRLTLPPDGRATKAKWMHLPEMGYLIANRFRVVFISISLKSSYTYLPMRGGAPPLEHPVIAIGHVTNHFVQLKLVSGHPMPPIAPQWEYNVEEPESEWCKPYKERLDRFMAEHTVWIGPRVITNFDLTDITED from the exons ATGACGAGCACATTTTTCTATGATGATGAAATGCTGCTTCTAAAACAAGATAATGATGTCAGTGAAGGAATGTTGCTTCAACAACAAGATAATGTTCAGCCTATAAGTGTGGATACCACTCATTTATGGTCGACCGATCAG ATATTTGAGACTGTTGATGACCTTAAACAATGGGCTAAGAATGTTGGGAAGGACAATGGATATGCGATTGTGACTGGAAGGTCTGATTATTCCAGAAAAGGTGGAAATATGTATATTGTTCTGCGGTGCTCGAAGCATGGTGTGTATATCCCGTACAAGGACCCTAAGTCTTTCAAGTACAACTCCACCGGATCACAAAAATGTAATTGTCCTTTTAAACTTAAAGGACGACCTACGGAGGGTGATAGAAATTGGTGGCTGAAAGTGTTGGAAGGggtacacaaccatgaaccagctagatCTTTGGTTGGCCATTCCTATGCTGGTCGACtaacagaagaagagaaggttcAAGTCGACAACATGAATAACAATTGGGTCCCACCGAGACACATGTTGGCCACTTTGAAGGAAAATAATCCGGGTAACTTGTCTACCATCACTCAAGTGTATAATCGCATCAAAAAAGTTAAAGAACTAGACCGCGGGCCACTTACAGAGATGCAATATTTGCCGAAGAAGTTGGCAGAAGCCAACTATgttcactttgaaagacatgaagAAGATTCGGGTGTCATTATGGAACTTTTCTGGGCTCATCCTAATGCTATTAAactcttcaacacattccctcaCGTGGTaatcatggattgcacatacaagacaaacaaatttcAAATTCCATTGCTTGAAATGGTTGGCCTCACTTCTACTGGTCTGACTTACTCCATTGCATTTTGCTACATGACTCGTGAGCGCACACCTGACTATGTTTGGGCCTTGGAGTGCATGAAATCTCTACTTGCTGACCCTGCCCGATTACCTGGAGTGATTGTGACTGATAGGGAATTGGCTTTACTCAGTGCTGTTCGGAATATTTTTCCTGAGGCTACCCATTTACTATGCCTATTtcacataaacaagaatgttGAGGCAAAGTGCAAATTGTGGGTTGACACAACGGATTTTAAAGCCTTAGTGATGCAAAAGTGGAATGAAGTGGTATATGCGGAAACAGCTACACAATTTGAGGAGGAATGGAGCGacatgtgtgatatgtgtaaggATCATCCAAGGTTCACATCGTACATTTATGACACTTGGTTGGttcacaaggagaaatttgtGAAGGCATGGACAAACAGAGTGAAGCATTTTGGAACGACAACAAGTAATAG GGCTGAAAGTGCACATGCAAGCTTGAAGAAGATGCTTAGGAACGGCAAGGGTAACCTGTGCGATTCATGGGAAGCAATTGATAGGTTGACCATTGTACGCCACAATGCAATacaagcatcgtttgagcgcagtattaaCATTGTAGAGCACCGTTTCAAGTCTCCAATGTATAAGAATATGAGAGGATTCGTTGCTAAACATGCACTTCACCTAATGTATGATGAACAAAACAGGTTTTGGGGTCATGGTGAGAAATGCGGTTGCGTGATGAAAgtcactcatggactaccttgcgcttGTGCACTTCAGAGTATGGCCTCAATTCCGTATGCAGCAATtgatccattctggaagatacTTTCTTGGGAACAAGTGCCTGTTGTGGAGAGTCAAACCTCAAACAGTGGATGCATGCCGCTAGAGATTGAGGCTTTGTGGGCTCATTTCAATACCTTGGATGATGCGGGCCAAAGTATGCTGAGAAGGAAACTTAAAGAGCTTTATTGTCCTCAAATCAGTTCATTGTGTCCTCCTGAAGTGAAGATAAAGCACAATCAATCGTCCAAGGAGAGGAAAACCAAACCTCCCAGAGGTCAATCAATAGGATCCACCCAGCGTGACCTTTCACATTGGGAACTTGTTGACAATCAGACCAAAGAACAAGAAGCGAAAGCTAGCAAGAGGAAACCTAGGCTCACcaaaactcctaaaacaactccaACATCGCAAGCTCCTAAGTCAAAGAACAAGAAGGCTATGACGGCCACCGGCTCCAAAATCTACTTACCGGAGTTGCCATCTTTTTTATGGCCATATATACATGAAGTGATAGATGTTGTCGGGGATGGTAATTGTGGATACAGAGCCGTCGCTGCATTGCTGGACCTTCAGAACGGTCAGGACGGTTGGCCTCGGGTTAGGGAAGAGCTGATTGTAGAACTCACACTCTATGAGAAACACTATACACGCATGTGGGGTTATGATGTGGTACAAGCCATGCACAATCGTCTCACTCTCCCTCCTGATGGTAGGGCCACTAAAGCCAAATGGATGCATCTACCGGAGATGGGGTACCTTATTGCTAACCGGTTTCGGGTGGTTTTCATCTCCATCTCGTTAAAATCTAGTTACACTTACCTTCCGATGAGAGGAGGCGCCCCACCGTTAGAACATCCTGTCATAGCTATTGGTCATGTGACcaatcactttgtacag CTGAAGTTGGTGTctggacatcctatgccgccaattgctccCCAATGGGAATACAACGTTGAAGAACCCGAGTCCGAATGGTGTAAACCGTATAAAGAGCGTTTGGATAGATTTATGGCTGAACACACTGTTTGGATTGGTCCTCGTGTTATTACAAACTTTGATTTAACAGACATAACAGaagattga